A single region of the Limimonas halophila genome encodes:
- the phoB gene encoding phosphate regulon transcriptional regulator PhoB, producing the protein MKPLILIVEDETALVTLLRYNLEREDFRVIAAQDGDEALQLTVEERPDLVLLDWMLPLTSGLEVCRRMRRQPETRDIPIVMLTARGEEADKVRGLDSGADDYITKPFSPVELIARIRAVLRRTQPQLASEQLSFADLTMDLAAHRVRRNGRDLHLGPTEFRLLRHLLQHPGRVFSREQLLDAVWGHDVYVEPRTVDVHIRRLRKAINTDDEPDLIRTVRSAGYALDRPGNQDGDEGAVAAEA; encoded by the coding sequence ATGAAGCCGCTGATCCTGATCGTCGAGGATGAGACGGCGCTGGTCACGCTCCTGCGCTACAACCTGGAGCGTGAGGACTTCCGCGTGATCGCGGCCCAGGACGGCGACGAGGCGCTGCAGCTCACAGTCGAAGAACGCCCCGACCTCGTGCTTCTGGACTGGATGCTGCCGCTCACCTCGGGGCTGGAGGTGTGCCGGCGCATGCGCCGCCAGCCGGAGACCCGCGACATTCCCATCGTCATGCTCACCGCGCGCGGCGAGGAAGCCGACAAGGTACGCGGGCTGGACAGCGGCGCCGACGACTACATCACCAAGCCCTTCTCGCCCGTGGAGCTGATCGCGCGCATCCGCGCCGTGCTGCGCCGGACGCAGCCGCAGCTCGCCAGCGAGCAGCTCAGCTTCGCGGATCTGACGATGGACCTGGCGGCGCACCGCGTGCGCCGCAACGGCCGCGACCTGCACCTGGGCCCGACGGAGTTCCGCCTGCTGCGCCACCTCCTGCAGCATCCGGGCCGCGTGTTCTCGCGCGAGCAGCTGCTGGATGCGGTGTGGGGTCACGACGTCTACGTCGAGCCGCGCACCGTCGACGTGCACATCCGCCGCCTGCGCAAGGCCATCAACACCGACGACGAGCCGGACCTCATCCGCACCGTGCGCTCGGCCGGCTACGCGCTCGACCGACCGGGCAACCAGGACGGCGACGAAGGCGCGGTGGCCGCCGAGGCGTGA
- a CDS encoding cytochrome P450, with amino-acid sequence MAAELTHSAIDDGANAEHTPGTTIKGWPFLGVAPQLKQDAPNFLLQCARKHGGITTMRVAGMRCHLLADPNAVDHVLRRHNGNYHKQHFVEKLKPILGDGLVTSNGERWSASRRIIQAMFTARSVDRLLADMDHEISKTADDWTRTTQVRDMVSEPCGLSLRVLARTMFGDLDGQRVEQVVSAVSDIQKYLRDRMWSSVPYPEFLPTPANKSFKQARRTVASVLEELISRLRANGEQGRDLVSTLTHAVDPSSGQKLSERQLRHEAMTIFFAGHETTGNALSWVFYLLSQHPEVQEKVRQEVLEHVPHDETPSVHLLKNLPYTRAVLEETLRLYPPAFWFARTCSRDDVILGRSIKKGDVMIMAPYVTQRLEDLWPDPDTFRPERFLEGSPRHRYAYFPFGGGPRTCPGGHFAMAEMTLIMARVLQRATVEPAAPATGEQEALVTLRPKDGLPVRLQPCTRTIHVEDTHPGENALVDAALRLRKRVFVDLKGWPVNTDEQGREHDQFDTRHTRHIVTVDRGRVVAAARAMPLDQPSLLMDVFPWLIQGERDAYKTRDYWEGARLVADPELSAHDSRHYLAKLLYDTISRFHAEGVTALLTVSDPVMERVLKRVGANPQRLGPVKRDDHGFPVLALYLPCNQTTLDQLAGRAAPDRQPVEAPAAAA; translated from the coding sequence ATGGCTGCCGAACTTACGCATTCCGCTATCGACGATGGTGCCAACGCCGAGCACACACCCGGGACCACCATCAAGGGATGGCCGTTTCTGGGCGTTGCGCCCCAGCTGAAACAGGACGCCCCCAATTTCCTCCTCCAGTGTGCGCGGAAGCACGGCGGCATCACAACGATGCGCGTAGCGGGGATGCGGTGTCATCTGCTCGCGGACCCGAATGCCGTGGATCACGTGCTCCGCCGACACAATGGAAACTACCACAAGCAGCATTTCGTCGAGAAGCTCAAGCCCATCCTCGGCGACGGACTCGTCACCTCCAACGGGGAACGGTGGTCCGCAAGCCGTCGGATCATCCAGGCCATGTTCACGGCGCGCAGCGTGGACCGCCTGTTGGCGGACATGGACCACGAGATTTCCAAGACCGCCGACGACTGGACCAGGACCACGCAGGTTCGCGACATGGTTTCGGAGCCGTGCGGGCTGAGCCTGCGTGTGCTCGCGCGCACGATGTTCGGCGACCTGGACGGCCAGCGCGTGGAGCAGGTCGTTTCCGCTGTGTCCGACATTCAAAAGTATCTGCGGGACCGGATGTGGTCGTCCGTGCCCTATCCCGAGTTCCTGCCAACGCCCGCCAACAAGAGCTTCAAGCAAGCCCGACGGACGGTGGCCTCCGTCCTCGAGGAGTTGATTTCGCGGCTGCGCGCGAACGGCGAACAAGGCCGCGACCTCGTGAGCACCCTGACCCACGCGGTCGATCCCTCCAGTGGCCAGAAGCTTTCCGAGCGCCAGCTGCGCCACGAGGCCATGACGATCTTCTTCGCCGGCCACGAGACGACCGGGAACGCGCTGTCGTGGGTCTTCTACCTGCTTTCCCAGCACCCCGAGGTGCAGGAAAAGGTGCGGCAAGAGGTCCTCGAACACGTGCCGCACGACGAAACGCCGTCGGTCCATCTGCTCAAGAACCTCCCCTACACGCGCGCGGTGCTCGAGGAGACCCTGCGGCTGTATCCGCCGGCCTTCTGGTTCGCGCGCACGTGCTCGCGGGACGACGTCATTCTGGGCCGGTCGATCAAGAAGGGGGACGTCATGATCATGGCGCCCTACGTCACCCAGCGCCTGGAGGACCTGTGGCCGGACCCCGACACCTTCCGCCCCGAACGCTTCCTGGAGGGTAGCCCGCGGCACCGCTACGCCTACTTCCCGTTCGGCGGCGGGCCGCGAACCTGCCCGGGCGGCCACTTCGCCATGGCCGAGATGACGCTCATCATGGCCCGGGTGCTCCAGCGCGCGACGGTGGAACCCGCCGCCCCGGCAACCGGGGAGCAGGAGGCGCTCGTCACGCTCCGGCCGAAGGACGGGCTGCCGGTTCGCCTGCAGCCCTGCACGCGGACGATCCACGTCGAGGACACCCATCCCGGCGAGAACGCCCTGGTCGACGCCGCGCTGCGGCTGCGCAAGCGGGTGTTCGTGGACCTCAAGGGCTGGCCGGTGAACACGGACGAGCAGGGCCGCGAACACGACCAGTTCGACACGCGCCACACCCGCCACATCGTCACGGTGGACCGGGGCCGCGTCGTGGCGGCGGCCCGGGCGATGCCGCTCGATCAGCCCTCGTTGCTGATGGACGTCTTCCCCTGGCTGATCCAGGGCGAGCGCGACGCCTACAAGACGCGCGACTACTGGGAAGGCGCGCGGCTGGTGGCCGACCCGGAGCTGTCCGCCCACGACAGCCGGCACTACCTCGCCAAGCTGCTGTACGACACGATCAGCCGGTTCCACGCCGAGGGAGTCACGGCGTTGCTGACGGTCTCCGACCCCGTGATGGAACGCGTGCTCAAGCGCGTGGGGGCAAACCCGCAGCGTCTGGGGCCGGTGAAGCGCGACGATCACGGCTTCCCGGTGCTCGCGCTCTACCTGCCGTGCAACCAGACCACGCTGGATCAGCTGGCGGGCCGCGCCGCGCCGGACCGCCAGCCCGTCGAGGCGCCCGCCGCGGCGGCGTGA
- the phoU gene encoding phosphate signaling complex protein PhoU, whose translation MTGETHSHIVKSFDEELKHLNQTIARMGGMAESQLASAMESLVKRDSDLASRVVSADPDLDQLEQEVENAAVRVLALRQPVATDLREIVSAFKIASDTERIGDYAVNIAKRALALNQMQPPGAFNALPRMSRLAQSIVKDTFDAYSERDADKAVDVWHRDAEVDEMYTSLFRELLTYMMEDPRSITAGTHLMFCAKNIERIGDLSTNVAETVYYLVTGAYLDGNRPKGDTTSYTVVRNTEATGQGDTDQNGGGEDSA comes from the coding sequence CTCAACCAGACCATCGCGCGCATGGGCGGGATGGCCGAAAGCCAGCTCGCCTCGGCGATGGAGTCCCTGGTCAAGCGCGACAGCGACCTGGCCTCGCGCGTGGTCAGCGCCGACCCCGACCTGGACCAGCTGGAACAGGAGGTGGAGAACGCGGCCGTGCGTGTGCTGGCGCTGCGCCAGCCCGTCGCCACGGACCTGCGCGAGATCGTCTCCGCCTTCAAGATCGCCTCGGACACCGAGCGCATCGGCGACTACGCGGTCAACATCGCCAAGCGCGCGCTGGCGCTGAACCAGATGCAGCCGCCGGGCGCATTCAACGCCCTGCCGCGCATGTCGCGCCTGGCGCAGTCGATCGTGAAGGACACCTTCGACGCCTACAGCGAGCGCGACGCCGACAAGGCGGTGGACGTCTGGCACCGCGACGCGGAGGTGGACGAGATGTACACCTCCCTCTTCCGCGAGCTGCTGACCTACATGATGGAGGATCCGCGCTCGATCACCGCCGGCACGCACCTGATGTTCTGCGCCAAGAACATCGAGCGCATCGGCGACCTCTCCACCAACGTGGCCGAGACGGTCTACTACCTGGTGACGGGCGCCTACCTGGACGGCAACCGGCCCAAGGGCGACACCACCTCCTACACAGTCGTGCGCAACACCGAAGCGACCGGCCAGGGCGACACGGACCAGAACGGTGGCGGGGAGGACTCGGCATGA
- a CDS encoding helix-turn-helix domain-containing protein — protein MAERGQLTKTNMRAEIAEQPGDGISTDKAGLDEACIRTRGERLAWLRERAGLSLTGAAETMGISKAELSRVENGIRDITGKHMARAAEAYGVGFAHLRTLLEHDPRAETAVFQITEPAASPRTRPLPCYGGRELQAQGPSPSHRTDMPLPEVADLGPTAYGVRLPAGACFANSYHTMVAVVDPEARCVLGDPAVNPFGWAPLVGTTARDESGRLVLLDEHGVAGTVGENVRVSDLHKVVMVLPDRMGPPAL, from the coding sequence ATGGCTGAGCGTGGGCAGCTAACGAAGACGAACATGCGCGCCGAGATCGCGGAGCAGCCGGGCGACGGCATCTCGACGGACAAAGCCGGCCTCGACGAGGCGTGCATCCGCACACGCGGCGAACGGCTGGCGTGGCTGCGCGAGCGCGCGGGCCTGTCCCTCACCGGCGCGGCCGAGACGATGGGCATTTCCAAGGCGGAGCTCAGCCGCGTCGAGAACGGCATCCGCGACATCACGGGCAAGCACATGGCCCGCGCGGCCGAAGCCTACGGCGTCGGCTTCGCCCACCTGCGCACGCTGCTGGAGCATGACCCGCGCGCCGAAACGGCCGTCTTCCAGATCACCGAGCCGGCGGCGAGCCCGCGCACGCGCCCGCTGCCCTGCTACGGCGGCCGCGAACTGCAGGCGCAGGGCCCCAGCCCGAGCCACCGCACGGACATGCCGCTGCCCGAGGTCGCCGACCTCGGCCCCACGGCCTACGGCGTGCGCCTGCCCGCCGGCGCCTGCTTCGCCAACAGCTACCACACCATGGTCGCGGTGGTGGACCCGGAAGCGCGCTGCGTCCTCGGCGACCCGGCGGTGAATCCCTTCGGCTGGGCGCCGCTCGTCGGCACGACCGCGCGCGATGAAAGCGGGCGCCTGGTGCTGCTGGACGAGCACGGCGTCGCCGGCACTGTGGGCGAGAACGTCCGCGTCTCCGACCTGCACAAGGTCGTCATGGTGCTCCCCGACCGCATGGGCCCGCCGGCGCTGTAA
- a CDS encoding arginase family protein gives MTVALIQLPYDSGHRETRMGRGPGHLVAAGAPERIRAAGEEPVPAAIHSDHCLTAEIATGFELAGKLAGEVTRARRDGAWPLVLAGNCLSAVGAVAGLHEVPRLGVIWLDAHGDLNTPETTLTGFLDGMALGVTVGWCFRALAKTVPGFEAVEADRILHAGGRAWDAGERALFTNSGMGEVPGREWAERGLLAMEPPLSALARQVDAVYLHIDMDVHDAGALRANPFASAGGPSAAQVRTGVQRIAEQVPIVGAGITALDPACDTDGAASEAALELIGMLATRRA, from the coding sequence ATGACCGTCGCCCTGATTCAGCTCCCCTACGATTCGGGCCACCGCGAGACGCGCATGGGCCGCGGGCCGGGGCATCTCGTCGCCGCCGGCGCGCCCGAGCGCATCCGCGCCGCGGGCGAAGAGCCGGTGCCGGCAGCGATCCACAGCGACCACTGCCTGACGGCCGAGATCGCCACCGGTTTCGAACTCGCCGGCAAGCTCGCGGGCGAGGTGACGCGCGCGCGCCGCGACGGCGCCTGGCCGCTGGTGCTGGCGGGCAATTGCCTGTCCGCCGTGGGCGCGGTGGCGGGGCTGCACGAGGTGCCGCGCCTGGGCGTGATCTGGCTGGACGCGCACGGCGACCTGAACACGCCCGAAACCACGCTCACGGGCTTTCTCGACGGCATGGCGCTGGGCGTGACGGTCGGATGGTGTTTCCGCGCCCTGGCGAAGACGGTTCCGGGCTTCGAGGCGGTGGAAGCGGACCGCATCCTGCACGCGGGCGGGCGCGCCTGGGACGCCGGGGAGCGCGCGCTGTTCACGAACAGCGGGATGGGCGAGGTGCCGGGCCGGGAATGGGCCGAGCGCGGGCTGCTGGCGATGGAACCGCCGCTTTCGGCGCTGGCGCGGCAGGTGGACGCCGTTTATCTGCACATCGACATGGACGTGCACGACGCGGGCGCGCTGCGCGCCAACCCCTTCGCCAGCGCGGGCGGCCCCTCAGCGGCCCAGGTGCGGACGGGCGTGCAGCGCATCGCCGAGCAGGTGCCCATCGTGGGTGCGGGGATCACCGCGCTCGACCCGGCGTGCGACACCGACGGCGCGGCGAGCGAGGCGGCCCTGGAGTTGATCGGGATGCTCGCCACCCGCCGGGCGTAA
- the murJ gene encoding murein biosynthesis integral membrane protein MurJ encodes MALLRHFATVGGLTGISRLLGFARDVLMAAVLGTGPVADAFFVAFRLPNVFRRLVAEGAFNAAFVPVFARTLEADGRPPACRLAEEVLAVLLAAVAALTLAAVAGMPWLMQVLAPGFADDPAKFDTAVLLTRLTFPYLLFMALVMLYGGILNSLYRYAAFAAAPIVLNVCFLVALAAVVPVVGDAGPVLAWTVTLAGIAQFVLLVAVCHRAGIRLHLPLPRVTEGVRRTLRLMGPGVLSAGALQLNLLVGTMIASLQAGAVSYLYYADRVYQLPLGLIGIALGVVLLPDLSRTLRAGDAEGARDRLNRGLELAMLLGLPAAAALIAVPTPIVGVLFERGAFAGEATQATAAALMAFAVGVPAFIGVKILQPAFFAREDTMSPFKAAAAGSATNIALAIGLFSAIGHEGIALATALASWLESALLAAWLYRAGHLRPDARLKARLPRMLLATLGMAGTVSGAASLLAPLLTAGPARAVPALAALVLAGMAVYGGLALALGAARMGELRGLLRRRAAADTGPA; translated from the coding sequence ATGGCACTGCTGCGCCACTTCGCCACCGTCGGCGGGCTGACCGGCATCAGCCGCCTCCTGGGCTTCGCGCGCGACGTCCTGATGGCGGCGGTGCTCGGCACGGGGCCGGTGGCGGACGCCTTCTTCGTCGCCTTCCGCCTGCCCAACGTCTTCCGCCGCCTGGTCGCCGAGGGCGCGTTCAACGCCGCCTTCGTGCCCGTCTTCGCGCGCACGCTGGAAGCGGACGGGCGGCCGCCCGCGTGCCGGCTGGCCGAAGAGGTGCTGGCGGTGCTGCTGGCCGCGGTGGCGGCGCTGACGCTGGCGGCCGTGGCCGGCATGCCGTGGCTGATGCAAGTGCTGGCGCCGGGCTTCGCGGACGACCCGGCCAAGTTCGACACGGCCGTGCTGCTCACGCGCCTGACGTTCCCGTATCTGCTGTTCATGGCGCTGGTGATGCTCTACGGCGGCATCCTGAATTCGCTGTACCGCTACGCCGCCTTCGCCGCCGCGCCCATCGTGCTGAACGTGTGCTTCCTCGTGGCGCTGGCGGCCGTGGTGCCCGTCGTGGGCGATGCCGGCCCCGTGCTGGCGTGGACGGTGACGCTGGCGGGCATCGCGCAGTTCGTCCTGCTGGTGGCGGTGTGCCACCGGGCGGGGATCCGCCTGCACCTGCCACTCCCGCGCGTGACCGAGGGCGTGCGCCGGACGCTGCGCCTGATGGGGCCGGGCGTTCTTTCGGCCGGCGCGCTGCAGCTCAACCTGCTGGTGGGGACGATGATCGCCTCCCTCCAAGCGGGGGCGGTGAGCTACCTCTACTACGCGGACCGGGTGTACCAGCTTCCCCTCGGCCTCATCGGCATCGCGCTGGGCGTGGTGCTGCTGCCCGACCTCTCGCGCACGCTGCGCGCGGGCGACGCCGAGGGTGCGCGCGACCGCCTGAACCGCGGGCTGGAGCTGGCGATGCTGCTGGGCCTGCCCGCGGCCGCGGCGCTGATCGCCGTGCCCACGCCCATCGTTGGCGTGCTGTTCGAGCGCGGCGCCTTCGCGGGCGAAGCAACGCAGGCGACGGCGGCGGCGCTGATGGCGTTCGCGGTGGGCGTGCCCGCCTTCATCGGGGTGAAGATCCTCCAGCCCGCCTTTTTCGCGCGCGAGGACACGATGTCCCCCTTCAAGGCCGCAGCCGCCGGCTCGGCCACCAACATCGCGCTGGCGATCGGGCTGTTTTCCGCCATCGGGCACGAAGGCATCGCGCTCGCCACCGCGCTCGCCTCCTGGCTGGAAAGCGCGCTGCTGGCGGCGTGGCTGTACCGCGCCGGCCACCTGCGCCCGGACGCGCGGCTGAAGGCGCGGCTGCCGCGGATGCTCCTGGCAACCCTTGGCATGGCAGGCACGGTTTCAGGGGCAGCGAGCCTACTCGCCCCGTTGCTCACGGCCGGGCCCGCGCGGGCGGTACCGGCGCTGGCGGCGTTGGTGCTGGCGGGGATGGCCGTCTACGGCGGGCTGGCGCTGGCGCTCGGCGCGGCGCGGATGGGCGAGCTGCGCGGGCTGCTGCGTCGGCGGGCGGCGGCGGACACCGGCCCGGCTTGA
- a CDS encoding LuxR family transcriptional regulator yields MEPQLGVRLPERVVTDLESAPTLTEIERIAADFLNDIGFKQYSYYMARRRPHGERLEGYFSNFDRRWITRYLEKNYVCDDLLHVNARRSVLPFTWMPRSKGHIPARSAQVFSEAQDYGIRDGVAIPVHGPDTFALVTAIADGSPREREEILTYTRDAVTSLALHVHERASNVLEATGGAGLTDDAVLTERERECLRWVAAGKTSGEIGDILGIAEGTVGQHIANVRRKLQTPTRAHAAVRAMHFALIDAA; encoded by the coding sequence ATGGAGCCGCAACTGGGCGTCCGGTTGCCCGAACGCGTGGTGACGGATCTCGAGTCGGCCCCGACTTTGACGGAGATCGAGCGGATTGCCGCCGATTTCCTCAACGATATCGGATTCAAGCAATACAGTTATTACATGGCCCGCCGCCGGCCGCATGGCGAGCGTCTCGAAGGGTACTTTTCCAATTTCGACAGGCGGTGGATTACGCGATACCTGGAAAAGAACTATGTTTGCGACGACCTGTTACACGTAAACGCGCGGCGTTCCGTGCTGCCCTTTACGTGGATGCCGCGAAGCAAGGGGCACATTCCCGCGCGAAGCGCGCAGGTCTTCAGTGAGGCCCAGGATTACGGGATCCGGGACGGGGTGGCGATTCCGGTGCACGGCCCCGACACGTTCGCGTTGGTGACGGCCATCGCGGATGGCTCGCCGCGGGAACGTGAGGAAATTCTGACCTACACACGCGACGCCGTCACCAGTCTGGCGCTGCACGTCCACGAACGGGCGTCCAACGTGCTCGAAGCCACGGGCGGCGCCGGCTTGACCGACGACGCCGTGCTCACCGAGCGTGAGCGCGAGTGTCTGCGCTGGGTGGCGGCCGGCAAGACGAGTGGCGAGATCGGCGACATCCTCGGCATCGCCGAGGGCACGGTCGGCCAGCACATCGCCAACGTCCGGCGCAAACTTCAAACGCCGACCCGGGCGCACGCGGCCGTGCGCGCGATGCACTTCGCCTTGATTGATGCTGCCTGA
- a CDS encoding [protein-PII] uridylyltransferase: MDTGVLDPGAAHAVARPENIFDRGAAQAELAEITAAGDGGVRARALQALRARLDAGRREIRRRFETEREPGSSLMRATAFLVDEVVRTLYAYAVEDLRPAGTPSTGERIALVATGGYGRGELAPHSDIDLLFLAPYKLTPHNEQVVEEILYLLWDLGFRVGHATRSLDECVRHARGDVTIRTSLLEARHVAGDAELTEQLNQRFAREVQAGTAARFIEAKLKERDARHKRMGDSRYQLEPNIKEGKGGLRDLNTLFWIAKDVYRVAGTDALVRRGVFTEGEAKRFAKAQTFLWTVRFHLHELTGRAEERLTFDLQKEIAPRMGYLDHAGASAVERFMKHYYLVAKDVGDLTRILCAHLETHHGRRSRFRPAELLPRRSVDGFQVKGDRLSVRGPHVFRDQPAEMLRIFAVAHARDLDIHPTALRWIRQHRKQLGGPVRRDPTANGYVRDLICAHKDPASILRRMNEAGVLGRFLPEFGRVVAQMQYNMYHHYTVDEHTLFALSELNRIERGELAEIAPIATEVIHKVHSRRALYIAVFLHDLGKSYPGDHSEVGARLARRMGPRLGLTAEETETVAWLVEHHLDMPQVAFKRDLEEPQTIRDFAATVQSLERLRLLVCLTVADIRAVGPNVWTDWKAALLRDLFWNTEDELSGGFRAESRDTRVRHAKDDLTARLSDWSPDALAAHLSRPYPAYWLAWDAETHERHARLVHEADASGRHLTVDTRVDGYRGVTEVTVYTADHPGLFSRIAGALAVAGASITGARIFTLTTGMALDTLWVTDANGGPFDDPEKLAALPETVERTLAGRIKPMQELAARRTGIPSRYAVFTVPPRVFVDNNLAPRHTVIEVDGRDRPGLLHELTQTLTRLNLMIHQARIATYGERVVDVFYVEDVLGGQVSHDSKIKRIRERLIAVLEGDGASDGRRGQGRVVVPIET, encoded by the coding sequence ATGGACACGGGCGTGCTGGATCCGGGCGCCGCGCACGCGGTGGCGCGGCCGGAAAACATCTTCGATCGCGGGGCAGCGCAGGCGGAGCTGGCCGAGATCACGGCGGCCGGCGACGGCGGCGTGCGGGCGCGCGCGCTTCAGGCCCTGCGGGCGCGGCTGGACGCCGGGCGGCGCGAGATCCGCCGCCGATTCGAGACGGAGCGCGAACCCGGCAGCAGCCTGATGCGGGCCACCGCTTTCCTCGTCGACGAAGTGGTGCGCACGCTCTACGCCTACGCCGTGGAGGATCTGCGCCCCGCCGGCACGCCGTCCACGGGCGAGCGCATCGCGCTCGTGGCCACCGGGGGCTACGGGCGCGGCGAGCTGGCGCCGCATTCCGACATCGATCTGCTGTTCCTGGCGCCCTACAAGCTCACCCCGCACAACGAGCAGGTTGTGGAGGAAATCCTCTACCTGCTGTGGGACCTGGGCTTCCGCGTGGGCCACGCCACGCGCTCGCTGGACGAGTGCGTCCGCCACGCGCGCGGCGACGTCACCATCCGCACCAGCCTGCTGGAAGCCCGCCACGTCGCCGGCGACGCCGAGCTGACGGAGCAACTCAACCAGCGCTTCGCGCGCGAGGTCCAGGCGGGCACGGCCGCGCGCTTCATCGAGGCCAAGCTCAAGGAGCGCGACGCCCGGCACAAGCGCATGGGCGATTCGCGCTACCAGCTCGAACCCAACATCAAGGAGGGCAAGGGCGGCCTGCGCGACCTGAACACGCTGTTCTGGATCGCCAAGGACGTCTACCGCGTGGCGGGCACCGACGCGCTGGTGCGGCGCGGCGTCTTCACCGAGGGCGAGGCGAAACGCTTCGCCAAGGCGCAGACCTTCCTGTGGACGGTGCGCTTTCACCTGCACGAGCTGACGGGCCGCGCGGAAGAGCGGCTGACCTTCGACCTGCAGAAGGAGATCGCGCCGCGCATGGGCTATCTCGACCACGCGGGCGCGAGCGCGGTCGAGCGCTTCATGAAGCACTACTACCTGGTTGCCAAGGACGTGGGCGACCTGACGCGCATCCTGTGCGCGCACCTGGAAACCCACCACGGCCGGCGCTCGCGCTTCCGCCCGGCGGAACTGCTGCCGCGGCGCTCGGTGGACGGCTTCCAGGTGAAGGGCGACCGGCTGAGCGTGCGCGGGCCGCACGTCTTCCGCGATCAGCCGGCGGAAATGCTGCGCATCTTCGCCGTCGCCCACGCGCGCGATCTGGACATCCATCCAACGGCACTGCGCTGGATCCGCCAGCACCGCAAGCAGCTGGGTGGGCCGGTGCGCCGCGATCCCACGGCCAACGGGTATGTCCGCGACCTCATCTGCGCCCACAAGGACCCGGCCTCCATTCTTCGCCGCATGAACGAGGCGGGCGTGCTGGGCCGCTTCCTGCCCGAGTTCGGGCGCGTCGTGGCGCAGATGCAGTACAACATGTACCACCACTACACCGTGGACGAGCACACGCTGTTCGCGCTGAGCGAGCTGAACCGCATCGAGCGCGGCGAGCTGGCGGAGATCGCGCCCATCGCGACCGAGGTGATCCACAAGGTGCACTCACGCCGGGCGCTCTACATCGCGGTGTTCCTGCACGACCTGGGCAAGAGCTACCCCGGCGACCACAGCGAGGTGGGCGCGCGCCTCGCCCGCCGCATGGGCCCGCGCCTGGGCCTGACGGCCGAGGAAACGGAGACGGTCGCCTGGCTGGTCGAGCATCACCTCGACATGCCGCAGGTGGCCTTCAAGCGCGACCTGGAAGAGCCCCAGACCATCCGCGACTTCGCCGCCACGGTGCAGTCGCTGGAGCGCCTGCGCCTGCTGGTGTGCCTGACGGTCGCCGACATCCGCGCGGTGGGGCCGAACGTCTGGACCGACTGGAAGGCGGCGCTGCTGCGCGACCTCTTCTGGAACACCGAGGACGAGCTCAGCGGCGGCTTCCGCGCGGAAAGCCGCGACACGCGCGTGCGCCACGCCAAGGACGATTTGACCGCGCGCCTGAGCGACTGGAGCCCGGATGCCCTCGCCGCGCACCTCAGCCGCCCCTACCCGGCCTACTGGCTCGCCTGGGACGCGGAGACCCACGAGCGCCACGCCCGCCTGGTGCACGAGGCCGATGCGTCCGGCCGCCACCTGACCGTGGACACGCGCGTGGACGGCTACCGCGGCGTTACCGAGGTCACGGTCTACACGGCCGACCATCCGGGGCTGTTCTCGCGCATCGCGGGCGCGTTGGCGGTGGCGGGCGCGAGCATCACGGGCGCGCGTATCTTCACGCTGACGACGGGCATGGCGCTGGACACGTTGTGGGTAACCGACGCCAACGGCGGGCCCTTCGACGACCCGGAGAAGCTGGCGGCCCTGCCCGAGACGGTCGAGCGCACGCTCGCCGGGCGCATCAAGCCCATGCAGGAGCTGGCGGCCCGGCGCACCGGCATCCCCAGCCGCTACGCCGTGTTCACGGTTCCCCCGCGCGTCTTCGTCGACAACAACCTGGCCCCGCGCCACACCGTCATCGAGGTGGACGGCCGCGACCGCCCCGGCCTGCTGCACGAGCTGACGCAGACGCTGACGCGCTTGAACCTGATGATCCATCAGGCGCGCATCGCCACCTACGGCGAGCGCGTGGTGGACGTCTTCTACGTCGAGGACGTGCTGGGCGGGCAGGTCAGCCACGACAGCAAGATCAAGCGCATCCGCGAGCGCCTGATCGCCGTGCTGGAAGGCGACGGCGCCTCCGACGGCCGGCGCGGCCAGGGCCGCGTCGTCGTTCCCATCGAAACGTGA